The genomic stretch GGACGGTTGGTTTGATACAGGGGATGTTCTTAAGGCGGACGAAGACGGCTATTTGCACTTTGTTAGCCGTAAAAAGCAAATTATTGTGCATGATGGATCTAATATAAGTCCGGTTGAGGTAGAGGAGTCCCTCTTAGAGCACAAGTCAGTAGAGCTTGCAGGCGCAGTTGGTGTGCACGATGTTATGCACGGAGAGAACGTGCGAGCTTTTATAACATTAAAACAAGGCTCTGAGGTGCCCAAAA from Thermodesulfobacteriota bacterium encodes the following:
- a CDS encoding long-chain fatty acid--CoA ligase, translated to DGWFDTGDVLKADEDGYLHFVSRKKQIIVHDGSNISPVEVEESLLEHKSVELAGAVGVHDVMHGENVRAFITLKQGSEVPKIFDLILFSRKRIGYKAPEDIVILEEMPLNPTGKIDRVSLKKLAEEKHGHR